TTGTCGGAGATTCCTGAGATAATGCCGCCAGCCGTGACGCTGACATCACCGCCGTCTCCAGAGTTCCCGATTCTGGCCTTCTCGCCCTGCTCCTCGTAGCCGGGCATCCCTCCCTGCGAAAGCGCGTAAATGCCTGCCGTGTACATTACATTGCTGTCATCGAAGGAGACCACGTTCTCGATCAAGGAGCCGGCCCCGGTCGTCACGGTGACCGTGCCGCCATCCCCGCCGTCTCCGGCATAGCCGTTGCCTTGCTGCGTCAGGAAACCGCCATTGCCTCCGGTCGATTCCACCATCAAAATCCCCATGGCCTCAAGTACACTGGAGTCTCCAGAGCCGGAGTTATCAACCACCCCTTCTATCTGCGCACTACCGGAATGCGTGAAGGTAACCTCGCCACCGTCATAGCCGTCCAGCCATTGGTTCAAATTTACGTCTTCTGAGGGCACGCCGTTCACCCCATAGGCTCCGTGGGAAGCGGCCCAAATCACACCCAGCGCGTCCTGGGGGATATCCACCCAGGTGATGTTTGCCTGGTTAACGGCGTTGACGGCCATGCCATCGGAACTGCCATCGGGGGAGGGGGCCGAGGTGGAAAACATATACCCCTCACCGAGAACCGCCACGATGAACTGCGAGCTCGCTTCGCCCATGTAGTTCCCGCTGAGCGTGACATCCATCGTATCGGCCCAGGTCAGATCATCGCCCGAGGCCACCTGATACAGGGCTGGAACCGCGTTGCCCTCACCCACATCAAGCGTAAGGATAACCGTCGAGTTATAGTCGCCGGAGTAACTGACGCCCCAAGCTCCGTACTCATCGATGACCGAGGGCTCCGCCCGGAGAATGGAAGGCAGGCTAAAGGGAACAGACAGGAGACACGCGACAAGGATGGCTGATCGTTTCATGACAACGGATTTTCCTCGAAGTATAAAGGAATCTCCCCATCCTCAAGACTCGTGCGACAAGCGGTAAAAACAATCGACAAGCGGCACCCCACCCCACCCCCATTCGCAGCCTAGATGACACCCAGGGAACAGATTGGCAAGCAGGCCGAGCGGGAATACATCCTGCATGGGAAACGAGGGGTGACGCCTAAAAATCTGGCTCACAAAATGGGCGTAAAGCTCTCGGCCCTGAGCCAGCTGTTCCCCACCCGCGAGGACCTCATACTGGAAGTTTACCGTATCAATGTGCAGGAGATGAACCGGGAACGCGAGGAGGCGCTTGACCGCGCGTTAGTGGACAGCGGCGGCAAGCCGCTATCGATCGAATCGATAATGGACGCGCGTATCCTCCCTTTGGCCCGCCGATGCATAGAACCGCATAAAGGCGTGCAGTACCAGGTGGGGCTCTCCCGTTTTTTCACCGAGAGCTCCTCGATAAAAAACCGTATCCTTCACGAGCAATTCGCCGACCTGACTCAACGGTTTATCGATGAAATCGAACGCGCCCTGCCCTATTTGCCCCGGGAGGAAATCCGGCGGCGGTTTCAAATGACGATGGCCGCGATGCTCGGCGTCTGCGGCATTCTGGATATGGCCGCCTATGGCAAAGAACCCGCCCGGTCCGAGCAGGAAATGTGGAAAATGGTCCACGACCTGCGCGATTTTCTCTGCGAAGGCTTTTCCGCCCCTGTTCAAGATCGGCATTCGCCCTCCTCGATCCACCTTAACGACGGTGGCCGCCAATGGCAGGTTCCCCTCAAGGACATCGCCTGCATCAACGCAGACGGCGACTACAGCAGGGTGTACTACGCCTCTGGTGGGTGCGACATGGTACGCCAGACGATGAAAGCCTGGGAAAGCATACTT
This genomic stretch from Ruficoccus amylovorans harbors:
- a CDS encoding TetR/AcrR family transcriptional regulator; protein product: MTPREQIGKQAEREYILHGKRGVTPKNLAHKMGVKLSALSQLFPTREDLILEVYRINVQEMNREREEALDRALVDSGGKPLSIESIMDARILPLARRCIEPHKGVQYQVGLSRFFTESSSIKNRILHEQFADLTQRFIDEIERALPYLPREEIRRRFQMTMAAMLGVCGILDMAAYGKEPARSEQEMWKMVHDLRDFLCEGFSAPVQDRHSPSSIHLNDGGRQWQVPLKDIACINADGDYSRVYYASGGCDMVRQTMKAWESIL